In the genome of Phlebotomus papatasi isolate M1 chromosome 2, Ppap_2.1, whole genome shotgun sequence, one region contains:
- the LOC129801091 gene encoding multidrug resistance protein homolog 65-like has protein sequence MDLIKDAIGEQLVTAVYFFMEFFSAITISMLIGWELTLVVTSVYTIWMVSLTIVIGKQEIRLTEREAESYSVAGSIAEEVFNSIRTVVAFGGEDKESQFLTLSIPSLETIITAKGVSKKIYKLIDIKPGIDPFSKDGITFNDLKGNIEFRNVHFKYPSRNEVKVLKNINFQIKKGQTIALVGSSGSGKSTCLQLLQRLYDPTEGEVVIDGVDIKKINTAFLRSQIGVVGQEPVLFSGTIAENIRFGNPKATQDEIINSAKTANIHSFIEKLPHGYETLLGENGAQLSGGQKQRIAIARAIVRNPRILLLDEATSALDNESERIVQKALDKASEGRTTLIVSHRLSSIQNANYIIVFNQGEIVETGSHEELIQQKGHYFKLRMAGKDSVNSDSCSSSVEDTDQPESERKTNQSDEVDEYFSNDDPDKEQPKIEEANNHMIKIFKMSLMDWKLLAIGCICSLIVGASFPVNGLLFGYYFEVFQTEELDVMRSIALSNLLRCIALAFSAGIAALALTYSFGKAGVHLTTKLRVMYLEKALQQEIRWYDDPNNSVGGLLARLSKDCANVQGATGIRISAILQAITSIVIGAAFDSQYSKSGAVKEKRAMENVSRIAVEAISNIRTVASLGLQKHVLERFDQELEIAEREALKSTRLRGLAYSLNLTMSFVVFTVPLFYAGPLISSGEIDFTKVVIVIEAILNGAWMVGFALASAPNVNLAITSAQNIMSFLSSQPKLNRLEYRNAEENDQLTSSNVDYENIRFSYPTRSQTEVLKGLSLQVPEGKTIALVGPSGCGKSTCIQLLLRFYDPDQGKVKLDGVSTVDFSIRNLRSHLGLVSQEPVLFDRTIAENIAYGDNSRVVSMEEIIEAAKEAQIHSEFITKLPLGYDTPLGSRGTQLSGGQKQRIAIARALIRNPKVLLLDEATSALDAESEKTVQNALERASENRTCIVIAHRLSTIRNADLICVIDKGQIAEMGTHNDLTSLNGIYYKMYQSSLR, from the exons ATGGACTTGATAAAGGATGCTATCGGAGAGCAATTGGTTACAGCAGTTTATTTCTTCATGGAATTCTTTTCTGCGATAACAATTTCAATGTTAATCGGATGGGAATTAACACTTGTAGTGACTTCAGTGTACACTATTTGGATGGTTAGCCTTACTATCGTCATTGGGAAACAGGAAATTCGTCTTACTGAAAGGGAAGCAGAAAGTTACTCGGTTGCTGGATCAATTGCTGAAGAAGTCTTCAATTCTATTCGGACTGTTGTGGCTTTTGGTGGGGAAGATAAAGAAT CACAATTTCTAACTCTTAGTATTCCAAGCTTAGAAACAATAATAACAGCCAAAGGGGTGtctaaaaaaatctataaactTATTGATATAAAACCAGGGATTGATCCATTCAGTAAGGATGGAATAACTTTTAACGATCTAAaaggaaatattgaatttcgaaatgtaCATTTTAAATATCCCTCGAGAAATGAAGTAAAAGttctcaaaaatataaattttcaaattaagaaAGGTCAAACAATAGCTTTGGTTGGTAGTTCAGGATCTGGGAAATCAACATGCCTTCAACTTCTTCAAAGACTTTACGATCCAACAGAG GGAGAAGTCGTCATCGATGGAGTGGATATCAAGAAAATCAATACTGCCTTTTTACGATCTCAAATCGGAGTTGTTGGTCAGGAACCAGTGCTCTTCTCAGGAACAATTGCAGAGAATATTCGATTCGGGAATCCAAAAGCCACTCAGGATGAAATAATTAATTCAGCGAAGACAGCGAATATTCacagttttattgaaaaattgccacACGGATACGAGACTTTGTTGGGAGAGAACGGAGCCCAGTTGTCAGGCGGCCAGAAACAGAGGATTGCTATTGCAAGGGCTATTGTTAGGAATCCTAGAATCCTGCTCTTGGACGAAGCCACTTCGGCCCTTGATAATGAATCTGAGAGAATAGTTCAAAAAGCATTAGACAAAGCTTCCGAGGGTCGAACCACGTTGATCGTCTCCCATCGACTTTCAAGCATTCAAAATGCAAACTACATTATCGTGTTTAACCAAGGAGAAATCGTTGAGACAGGATCTCATGAAGAACTAATCCAACAGAAAGGACACTACTTTAAACTAAGAATGGCCGGAAAAGATTCCGTAAATTCCGATTCATGTTCCAGTTCAGTAGAAGACACCGATCAACCTGAAAGTGAAAGAAAGACTAACCAAAGCGATGAAGTAGATGAATATTTCTCCAATGATGATCCAGATAAAGAGCAACCAAAAATAGAAGAAGCAAACAATcatatgataaaaatatttaaaatgagtttGATGGACTGGAAACTACTTGCAATAGGATGCATCTGTTCATTGATCGTGGGAGCATCATTCCCAGTTAATGGTTTACTTTTTGGTTATTACTTTGAAGTATTTCAAACCGAAGAATTGGATGTAATGCGAAGCATAGCTCTATCTAACTTACTAAGATGTATTGCACTAGCTTTCTCAGCAGGAATTGCAGCACTTGCTTTAACATACAGTTTTGGAAAGGCTGGAGTTCATTTGACCACTAAACTGAGGGTAATGTATTTAGAGAAAGCTCTTCAACAAGAAATCAGATGGTACGATGATCCTAACAATTCCGTTGGAGGTCTCTTAGCTAGGCTCTCAAAAGATTGTGCAAATGTTCAAGGAGCCACTGGAATACGTATTTCAGCAATTCTTCAGGCCATTACTTCAATTGTTATCGGGG CAGCTTTCGATTCTCAGTATTCAAAATCGGGTGCTGTGAAagagaaaagagctatggaGAACGTTTCACGGATTGCTGTAGAAGCCATATCTAATATCCGAACTGTGGCAAGTTTAGGCCTGCAGAAACACGTTCTTGAGAGATTTGATCAGGAACTTGAAATAGCTGAAAGAGAAGCACTGAAGAGTACTAGACTTCGAGGACTGGCTTATAGTTTGAATCTTACTATGAGTTTTGTAGTATTTACAGTGCCTCTTTTTTATGCCGGACCTTTAATATCGAGTGGAGAAATTGATTTTACGAAAGTCGTTAT AGTCATTGAGGCGATATTAAATGGGGCATGGATGGTTGGATTTGCATTAGCAAGTGCTCCTAATGTGAACTTGGCTATTACATCAGCTCAGAATATCATGTCATTCCTCAGCAGTCAACCGAAACTCAACCGACTAGAATACCGAAATGCTGAAGAAAACGACCAA CTTACTTCGAGTAATGTCGATTACGAAAACATTAGGTTCAGTTATCCAACTCGATCTCAGACAGAAGTTTTAAAAGGACTTAGTCTACAAGTTCCAGAAGGGAAAACCATAGCCTTGGTTGGGCCTTCGGGATGTGGAAAGTCAACTTGTATCCAACTCCTCCTCAGATTCTATGATCCGGATCAAGGAAAAGTCAAGCTTGATGGAGTATCGACAGTAGATTTCTCAATTCGAAATCTTAGATCGCATCTTGGCCTTGTTTCTCAGGAACCTGTTCTTTTCGATCGAACTATTGCTGAGAACATCGCTTACGGGGATAACTCGAGGGTGGTATCAATGGAAGAGATCATCGAAGCAGCAAAAGAGGCTCAAATTCATTCGGAATTTATCACGAAACTTCCTTTG GGCTACGATACACCTTTGGGTTCAAGAGGAACTCAGTTATCAGGCGGACAGAAGCAGAGGATTGCCATTGCTAGAGCCCTCATTCGGAATCCAAAAGTCCTTCTCCTTGATGAGGCTACTTCAGCCTTGGATGCAGAGAGTGAAAAAACGGTCCAGAACGCTCTGGAAAGAGCAAGTGAGAATCGTACTTGCATTGTAATTGCACACAGACTCTCCACTATCCGGAATGCTGATCTGATTTGTGTTATCGATAAAGGGCAAATCGCCGAAATGGGAACTCACAATGACCTCACGTCTTTGAATGGAATTTATTACAAAATGTACCAGTCGTCATTACGATGA
- the LOC129801092 gene encoding multidrug resistance protein homolog 49-like: protein MKKLIVNYITEFSKSFWGVSDLFRFATLTERYVIVVMFLMLTVAAFCLPCSTVIYAEITGMIVDRMTTNTTKTIVYTLGLFGGGRLLENSTTEERALAISEDIWSGFWLTLLLVALMTVIICSVIYGMNFIAMKHTMRIRRIFLKSILSQDMTWFDSNHNLDFATKITSNLDLIKDAIGEKLVTVVYFFSDFFFEMLLAILFGWELTLVVASVYTIWMTSITIILGKQEIRLTEREAESYSVAGSIAEEVFNSIRTVVAFGGEDKECKRYQESLRLAEESGIRKNFYSGLQSGFMWFLVFGGFGFSFFYGIHLMIRDRELSEDINTYNAASLVIIVLCTMNASQFLSLSVPSLETIITAKGVSKQIYNIIDQKSRIDPFSKDGMTFNDLKGNIEFRNVHFQYPSRNEVKVLKNINFQIKNGQTIALVGSSGSGKSTCLQLLQRLYDPTEGEVVIDGVDIKKINTAFLRSQIGVVGQEPVLFSGTIAENIRFGNPKATQDEIINSAKIANIHSFIEKLPHGYETLLGENGAQLSGGQKQRIAIARAIVRNPRILLLDEATSALDNESERIVQKALDKASEGRTTLIVSHRLSSIQNANYIIVFNQGEIVETGSHEELIQQKGHYFKLRMAGKDSVNSDSCSSSVEDTDQPESERKTNQSDEVDEYFSNDDPDKEHLKIEEANNHMIKIFKMSLMDWKLLAIGCFCSLIVGASFPVNGLLFGYFFEVFQTEELDVMRSIALSNLLRCIALAFSAGIAALALTYSFGKAGIHLTTKLRVMYLEKALQQEIRWYDDPGNSVGALSARLSKDCANVQGATGIRISAILQAITSIVIGGAIGLLIFWKYALIILVMVPLLFSVAAFDSQYSKSSAVKEKRAMENVSRIAVEAISNIRTVASLGLEKHVLERFDQELEIAEKEALKSTRLRGLAYSLNLTMNILVFVAPLLYAGPLISSGEIDFTKVVMVTEAIINGSWMVGFALASAPNVNLAITSARNIMSFLRSQPKLNRLEYRNAEENDQLTSSNVDYENIRFSYPTRSQTEVLKGLSLQVPEGKTIALVGPSGCGKSTCIQLLLRFYDPDQGEVKLDGVSTVDFSIRNLRSHLGLVSQEPVLFDRTIAENIAYGDNSRVVSMEEIIEAAKEAQIHSEFITKLPLGYDTPLGSRGTQLSGGQKQRIAIARALIRNPKVLLLDEATSALDAESEKTVQNALERASENRTCIVIAHRLSTIRNADLICVIDKGQIAEMGTHNDLMSLNGIYSKMYQSSLQ from the exons atgaagaaattaatAGTGAATTACATAACTGAATTCTCCAAGTCTTTCTGGGGTGTTTCCGATTTA TTTCGATTCGCAACATTGACTGAAAGATACGTCATTGTGGTAATGTTTCTTATGCTAACTGttgccgctttttgtttgccaTGTTCGACTGTAATTTATGCTGAAATTACGGGCATGATTGTGGATAGAATGACCACTAATACTACAAAAACAATCGTTTACACCCTTGGACTTTTCGGCGGAGGAAGGCTACTTGAAAATTCTACTACTGAAGAAAGAGCCTTGGCCATTAGTGAAGATATTTGGTCAGGATTTTGGCTGACTTTATTACTAGTCGCACTTATGACAGTTATAATATGTTCTGTTATCTATGGAATGAATTTCATAGCAATGAAGCATACTATGAGGATTAgaagaatttttctaaaatctaTTCTGAGTCAGGATATGACTTGGTTCGATTCGAATCATAATTTGGATTTTGCCACTAAAATCACAAGCAATCTGGACTTGATAAAGGATGCTATTGGAGAGAAATTGGTAACAGTAGTTTATTTcttttctgattttttctttgaaatgcTTCTTGCAATATTATTTGGATGGGAACTAACACTTGTAGTGGCTTCAGTGTACACTATTTGGATGACTAGTATTACTATCATCCTTGGAAAGCAGGAAATTCGTCTTACAGAAAGGGAAGCAGAGAGTTACTCGGTTGCTGGATCAATTGCTGAAGAAGTCTTCAATTCTATTCGGACTGTTGTGGCTTTTGGTGGGGAAGATAAAGAATGTAAAAGATACCAAGAAAGTCTTAGATTGGCAGAAGAATCGGGTATAAGGAAGAATTTCTATTCTGGCCTTCAAAGCGGTTTTATGTGGTTTCTCgtttttggtggttttggattttcttttttctacGGGATACACTTAATGATCCGAGACCGTGAATTATCGGAAGATATAAATACATATAATGCAGCCAGCTTAGTGATTATTGTCCTTTGTACAATGAATGCATCACAATTTCTATCACTCAGTGTCCCAAGCTTAGAGACAATAATAACAGCCAAGGGAGTCTCAAAACAAATCTATAATATTATAGACCAAAAATCAAGAATTGATCCATTCAGTAAGGATGGAATGACTTTTAACGATCTAAaaggaaatattgaatttcgaaatgtaCATTTTCAATATCCCTCGAGAAATGAAGTAAAAGttctcaaaaatataaattttcaaatcaaGAATGGTCAAACAATAGCTTTAGTTGGTAGTTCAGGATCTGGGAAATCAACATGCCTTCAACTTCTTCAAAGACTTTACGATCCAACAGAG GGAGAAGTCGTCATCGATGGAGTGGATATCAAGAAAATCAATACTGCCTTTTTACGATCTCAAATCGGAGTTGTTGGTCAGGAACCAGTGCTCTTCTCAGGAACAATTGCAGAGAATATTCGATTCGGGAATCCAAAAGCCACTCAGGATGAAATAATTAATTCAGCGAAGATAGCAAATATTCacagttttattgaaaaattgccacACGGATACGAGACTTTGTTGGGAGAGAACGGAGCACAGTTGTCAGGCGGCCAGAAACAGAGGATTGCTATTGCAAGGGCTATTGTTAGGAATCCTAGAATCCTGCTCTTGGACGAAGCCACTTCGGCCCTTGATAATGAATCTGAGAGAATAGTTCAAAAAGCATTAGACAAAGCTTCCGAGGGTCGAACCACGTTGATCGTCTCCCATCGACTTTCAAGCATTCAAAATGCAAACTACATTATCGTGTTTAACCAAGGAGAAATCGTTGAGACAGGATCTCATGAAGAACTAATCCAACAGAAAGGACACTACTTTAAACTAAGAATGGCCGGAAAGGATTCCGTAAATTCCGATTCATGTTCCAGTTCAGTAGAAGACACCGACCAACCTGAAAGTGAAAGAAAGACTAACCAAAGCGATGAAGTAGATGAATATTTCTCCAATGATGATCCAGATAAAgagcatttaaaaatagaagaagcaAACAATcatatgataaaaatatttaaaatgagtttAATGGACTGGAAACTACTTGCAATAGGATGCTTCTGTTCATTGATCGTGGGAGCATCATTCCCAGTTAATGGTTTACTTTTTGGTTATTTCTTCGAAGTTTTTCAAACCGAAGAATTGGATGTAATGCGAAGCATAGCTCTATCTAACTTACTAAGATGTATTGCACTAGCTTTCTCAGCAGGAATTGCAGCACTTGCTTTAACATACAGTTTTGGAAAGGCTGGTATTCATTTGACCACTAAACTGAGGGTAATGTATTTAGAGAAAGCTCTTCAACAGGAAATCAGATGGTACGACGATCCTGGCAATTCCGTTGGAGCTCTATCAGCCAGACTCTCAAAAGATTGTGCAAATGTTCAAGGAGCCACTGGAATCCGTATTTCAGCAATTCTTCAGGCCATTACTTCAATTGTTATCGGGGGTGCTATTGGATTGCtaatattttggaaatatgCCTTGATCATTCTCGTTATGGTTCCTTTACTTTTTTCCGTAGCAGCTTTCGATTCTCAGTATTCAAAATCGAGTGCTGTGAAagagaaaagagctatggaGAACGTTTCACGGATTGCTGTAGAAGCCATATCTAATATCCGAACTGTGGCAAGTTTAGGCCTGGAGAAACACGTTCTTGAGAGATTTGATCAGGAACTTGAAATAGCTGAAAAAGAAGCACTGAAAAGTACTAGACTTCGAGGACTGGCTTACAGTTTAAATCTTACTATGAATATTCTGGTATTTGTAGCGCCTCTTTTATATGCCGGACCTTTAATATCAAGTGGAGAAATTGACTTTACTAAAGTCGTTAT gGTTACCGAAGCGATAATAAATGGGTCATGGATGGTTGGATTTGCATTAGCAAGTGCTCCTAATGTGAACTTGGCTATTACATCAGCTCGAAATATCATGTCATTCCTCAGGAGTCAACCGAAACTCAACCGACTAGAATACCGAAATGCCGAAGAAAACGACCAA CTTACTTCGAGTAATGTCGATTACGAAAACATTAGGTTCAGTTATCCAACTCGATCTCAGACAGAGGTTTTGAAAGGACTTAGTCTACAAGTTCCAGAAGGGAAAACCATAGCCTTGGTTGGGCCTTCGGGATGTGGAAAGTCAACATGTATCCAACTCCTTCTCAGATTCTATGATCCGGATCAGGGAGAGGTCAAGCTTGATGGAGTATCGACAGTAGATTTCTCAATTCGAAATCTTAGATCGCATCTTGGCCTTGTTTCTCAGGAACCTGTTCTTTTCGATCGAACTATTGCTGAGAACATCGCTTACGGGGATAACTCGAGGGTGGTATCAATGGAAGAGATCATCGAAGCAGCGAAAGAGGCTCAAATTCATTCGGAATTCATCACGAAACTTCCTTTG GGCTACGATACACCTTTGGGTTCAAGAGGAACTCAGTTATCAGGTGGACAGAAGCAGAGGATTGCCATTGCTAGAGCCCTCATTCGGAATCCAAAAGTACTTCTACTTGATGAGGCTACTTCAGCCTTGGACGCAGAGAGTGAAAAGACGGTCCAGAACGCTCTGGAAAGAGCAAGTGAGAATCGTACTTGCATCGTAATTGCACACAGACTCTCCACTATCCGGAATGCTGATCTGATTTGCGTTATCGATAAAGGGCAAATCGCCGAAATGGGAACTCACAATGATCTCATGTCTTTGAAtggaatttattctaaaatgtaCCAGTCGTCTTTACAATGA